CAATGTAGCGAGCACTCTCGGCGACATACCTTCCCTTTCGAAAAGTGGAGTGGCCGCGCTAATTCAGGCCACGCGAGACACCGATGTACTTGTTCGCACAGCTGCAGTACGCTCTTTAGGGCAGCTGAAACCACCATCCTTAGAAGCCCTTCCTGCACTAATTTATGCCTTGGAAAACAATACAGATCGTAATATCCGCCTACTTGCTGCAGAAGCGGTAGGACAATTTGGCCCGCCAGCTGCAGACGCAGTAACTGCTCTTATTGAAGTACTTCAAGATCAAGTTCCCGCCATGAGAATAATTGCTGCCGTAGCATTAGGTAAGATCGGCCCTACTGCTGAAGTTGCGCTACCAGCGCTTTTTCAGGCAACTCAAGATGAAGACGAAAACGTTCGCAAATTTGCCAGACAAGCGATAGAAAGCATCAACAGTTGATTCGATTTCAATAGGCATTACACACAACTAGGATCAGGGCTATTTCATTCTAAAGAGGATTTTGAGGACCGACAAGCCAAACATACAGCGTCTTTGCGCCTGAGCGCGGTTCTCC
This is a stretch of genomic DNA from Gloeobacter morelensis MG652769. It encodes these proteins:
- a CDS encoding HEAT repeat domain-containing protein, with the protein product MSNKAGARLSQYLVKAYIRSWFAAISVSMAILQGHVTAVYAQSQDYSLTASYTDKLQSTNEQERVEASFALRRLGAKTASTEQHLIAALKDENRTVRFNVASTLGDIPSLSKSGVAALIQATRDTDVLVRTAAVRSLGQLKPPSLEALPALIYALENNTDRNIRLLAAEAVGQFGPPAADAVTALIEVLQDQVPAMRIIAAVALGKIGPTAEVALPALFQATQDEDENVRKFARQAIESINS